The Uruburuella testudinis genome window below encodes:
- the nuoK gene encoding NADH-quinone oxidoreductase subunit NuoK, with the protein MITITHYLVLAALLFGISAMGIFMNRKNVLILLMSIELMLLAVNFNFIAFSQYLSDTAGQIFVFFVLTVAAAESAIGLAIMVLVFRNRSTINVADLDSLKG; encoded by the coding sequence ATGATTACCATAACGCATTATTTGGTGTTGGCTGCGCTTTTATTCGGTATCAGTGCGATGGGGATTTTCATGAATCGCAAAAACGTGCTGATTTTATTGATGTCGATTGAATTGATGCTGTTGGCGGTTAACTTCAACTTCATCGCTTTTTCTCAATATTTGAGCGATACTGCCGGTCAGATTTTCGTCTTTTTCGTATTGACGGTGGCTGCCGCGGAATCTGCGATTGGTTTGGCGATTATGGTATTGGTGTTCCGCAACCGCAGCACCATCAATGTGGCCGACTTGGACAGCCTTAAAGGTTAA
- the nuoL gene encoding NADH-quinone oxidoreductase subunit L gives MDNMSLYLTIALAPLAGSLLAGLFGKQIGRAGAHNVTILSVAVSAVLSAWVLYGFINGTRSRYDENVYTWLTMGGLDFSVGFLVDSLTAMMMVVVTSVSLMVHIYTIGYMHGESGYQRFFSYISLFTFSMLMLVMSNNFIQLFFGWEAVGLVSYLLIGFYYQRPTATFANLKAFLVNRVGDFGFLLGIGLVLAYFGGSLHYADVFAYLPNVQNATIALFPGVEWSLLTVTCLLLFVGAMGKSAQFPLHVWLPDSMEGPTPISALIHAATMVTAGLFMVSRMSPMYELSTTALSVIMVIGAITALFMGFLGTIQNDIKRVVAYSTLSQLGYMTVALGASAYSIAMFHVMTHAFFKALLFLAAGSAIMGMHHDQDMRHMGNLKKYMPITWITMLLGSLSLIGTPFFAGFYSKDSIIEAAHASTLPGSGFAYFAVLASVFVTAFYAFRQYFMVFHGKEKWRELPEHHDEHHDTEHHHGLGKNDNPHESPWVVTLPLILLAIPSVIIGYIAIEPMLYGDFFKDVIFVDAQAHPTMALLQEEFHGPMAMVMHSLHTPVLYLAIAGVLCAWVLYVKAPHLPAKIAATFSPIYKLLDNKYYLDTLYYNVFAKGSRALGTFFWKAIDTAIIDNGIVNGVAKLVGMIAAQVRKMQTGFIYTYAAAMVFGVLVLVGMTFWRLFAG, from the coding sequence ATGGATAATATGAGCTTATATCTGACCATTGCCTTGGCGCCTTTGGCCGGCTCGCTGCTGGCAGGCCTGTTCGGCAAACAGATCGGCAGGGCCGGTGCACATAACGTAACGATTTTAAGCGTGGCCGTGTCGGCCGTCTTGTCGGCGTGGGTGTTGTATGGCTTTATTAACGGCACCCGCAGCCGCTATGATGAAAACGTATACACTTGGCTGACCATGGGCGGGCTGGATTTTTCTGTAGGCTTTTTGGTTGACAGCCTGACTGCCATGATGATGGTGGTGGTAACCAGCGTATCGTTGATGGTGCACATTTACACCATCGGCTATATGCATGGTGAGAGCGGTTACCAGCGCTTTTTCAGCTATATTTCACTGTTTACCTTTTCTATGCTGATGTTGGTGATGAGCAATAACTTCATCCAACTCTTTTTCGGTTGGGAAGCGGTGGGCTTGGTGTCTTATCTGTTGATCGGTTTCTATTACCAGCGCCCGACTGCCACTTTTGCCAATCTGAAGGCGTTTTTGGTTAACCGTGTCGGTGATTTCGGCTTTTTGCTCGGTATCGGTTTGGTTTTGGCATATTTCGGCGGCAGTCTGCATTATGCAGATGTGTTTGCGTATCTGCCAAATGTGCAAAATGCGACCATCGCGCTTTTCCCGGGCGTGGAATGGTCGTTGTTGACGGTAACCTGCTTGTTGCTGTTTGTTGGCGCGATGGGTAAATCGGCACAATTTCCGTTGCACGTATGGCTGCCCGATTCCATGGAAGGCCCGACACCGATTTCAGCGTTGATTCACGCGGCTACAATGGTTACTGCCGGCTTGTTTATGGTGTCGCGTATGTCGCCGATGTATGAGCTGAGCACGACTGCATTGAGCGTAATTATGGTAATCGGTGCCATTACGGCGCTGTTTATGGGCTTTTTGGGCACCATCCAAAACGATATTAAACGGGTGGTGGCGTATTCGACTTTGTCGCAATTAGGCTATATGACCGTGGCGTTGGGTGCTTCCGCTTATTCAATCGCTATGTTTCATGTGATGACACACGCCTTCTTTAAAGCGCTGCTGTTTTTGGCTGCCGGCAGTGCCATTATGGGTATGCACCATGATCAAGACATGCGCCATATGGGTAATCTGAAAAAATATATGCCGATTACCTGGATAACCATGTTGCTCGGCAGCCTGTCGTTGATCGGTACGCCGTTTTTTGCCGGCTTCTATTCTAAAGATTCGATTATCGAGGCCGCGCACGCCAGCACTTTACCGGGCAGCGGGTTTGCTTATTTTGCCGTGTTGGCCAGCGTGTTTGTTACCGCGTTTTATGCTTTCCGCCAATATTTTATGGTATTCCACGGCAAGGAAAAATGGCGCGAACTGCCCGAACATCATGATGAACATCACGATACCGAGCATCATCACGGTTTGGGCAAAAACGACAATCCGCATGAAAGCCCGTGGGTGGTAACTTTGCCATTGATTCTGCTGGCTATTCCGTCTGTGATTATCGGCTATATCGCGATTGAACCGATGTTATACGGCGATTTCTTTAAAGATGTGATTTTTGTCGATGCTCAAGCACATCCGACCATGGCGCTGCTGCAAGAAGAATTTCACGGCCCGATGGCGATGGTGATGCACAGCCTGCATACGCCGGTATTATATTTGGCTATTGCCGGGGTGCTGTGTGCCTGGGTGCTGTATGTAAAAGCCCCGCATCTGCCTGCAAAAATTGCCGCTACGTTCAGCCCGATCTACAAGCTGCTGGATAATAAATATTACCTCGATACCCTTTATTACAATGTTTTTGCCAAAGGTTCGCGGGCATTAGGCACCTTCTTTTGGAAGGCAATTGATACGGCGATTATCGATAACGGTATCGTTAATGGTGTGGCCAAATTGGTCGGCATGATTGCTGCGCAAGTGCGCAAGATGCAAACCGGCTTTATTTATACCTATGCCGCAGCCATGGTGTTCGGTGTGCTGGTGCTGGTGGGTATGACGTTCTGGCGCCTGTTTGCCGGGTAA
- the nuoG gene encoding NADH-quinone oxidoreductase subunit NuoG: MLQIEIDGKQLSVEQGATVMEAAHQVGTYIPHFCYHKKLSIAANCRMCLVEVEKAPKPLPACATPVTDGMVVHTHSPKAKQAQQGVMEFLLINHPLDCPICDQGGECQLQDLAVGYGNSASRYQEEKRSVTGKDMGPLVSAAEMSRCIHCTRCVRFTEEIAGVQEIAMANRGEFSEIMPFIGKAVETELSGNVIDLCPVGALTSKPFRYDARSWELSRRKTISAHDALGANLIVQTKDHTVRRVLPLENESINECWIADRDRFAYEGLYHESRLKTPKIKHGGEWRDVDWQTAIEYVRHTLECIGKEDGKEQIGVWANPMNTVEELYLAKKLADGLGIKHFATRLQQQDKRLSDGLKGAQWLGQSIEDFGNNDAVLVVGANLRKEQPLLTARLRRAAKSGTALSIVASSKETLHMPLFEREVLHPNDWAAFLNGWAQDTQSAVADSLKQAEKAAVVLGAEAQNHPEYAAIYAAAQALAAATGAVLGILPQAANSVGADVLAVDSGDSIPEMLAAPKKAVLLFNVEPDIDVADGARAVAALKQAQSVMAFTPFVSETLLDVCDVLLPVAPFTETSGSLINMEGRLQSFHGVVKGLGDSRPLWKVLRVLGNVFSLAGFEYESSEQVLKDAVHTETLPAKLNNAADWQGQSVQTASTLWRVGGVGIYHSDAIARRSAPLQATGHAAVPAARVHPQTLAALGLADGDVARAKQGGSAVNVNVVADEHLPENVVYLPLHTENAALGALMNTIELVRG; encoded by the coding sequence ATGTTACAAATTGAAATTGACGGTAAACAGTTATCCGTGGAGCAGGGTGCGACAGTGATGGAGGCCGCCCATCAGGTCGGCACCTATATCCCGCATTTCTGCTATCACAAAAAATTGTCCATCGCCGCAAACTGCCGGATGTGTTTGGTGGAAGTGGAAAAAGCTCCCAAACCGCTGCCGGCTTGTGCAACGCCGGTTACAGACGGCATGGTGGTGCATACCCATTCGCCCAAAGCCAAGCAGGCGCAACAGGGCGTGATGGAATTTTTACTCATCAACCATCCGCTGGATTGCCCGATTTGCGACCAAGGCGGCGAATGCCAGCTGCAAGATTTGGCTGTGGGTTACGGCAACAGCGCCAGCCGCTATCAGGAAGAAAAACGTTCGGTAACCGGTAAAGACATGGGGCCGCTGGTATCGGCAGCCGAAATGAGCCGCTGTATCCACTGCACCCGCTGTGTGCGCTTTACCGAAGAAATTGCCGGCGTGCAGGAAATCGCCATGGCCAACCGCGGTGAGTTTTCTGAAATTATGCCGTTTATCGGTAAAGCGGTAGAAACCGAGCTGTCGGGCAATGTGATTGATTTATGCCCAGTCGGTGCGCTCACCAGCAAGCCGTTCCGTTATGATGCCCGCTCGTGGGAATTGAGCCGCCGTAAAACCATTTCGGCACATGATGCGCTGGGTGCCAACCTGATTGTGCAAACCAAAGACCATACCGTGCGCCGCGTGTTGCCGTTGGAAAATGAAAGCATTAATGAATGCTGGATTGCCGACCGCGACCGCTTTGCCTATGAGGGGCTGTATCATGAAAGCCGTCTGAAAACACCGAAAATCAAACACGGCGGCGAATGGCGGGATGTCGATTGGCAAACGGCGATCGAATATGTGCGCCATACGCTCGAATGTATCGGCAAAGAAGACGGCAAAGAGCAAATCGGTGTGTGGGCCAACCCGATGAATACCGTAGAAGAGCTGTATCTGGCGAAAAAACTGGCCGACGGTTTGGGCATCAAACATTTTGCCACCCGCCTGCAACAACAGGACAAACGCCTTTCAGACGGCCTTAAAGGTGCGCAATGGCTGGGGCAGAGCATAGAAGATTTCGGCAACAATGATGCTGTATTAGTGGTCGGTGCCAATTTGCGTAAAGAGCAGCCGCTGCTGACCGCCCGCCTGCGCCGTGCCGCCAAAAGCGGTACCGCCCTGAGCATTGTGGCCAGCAGTAAAGAAACACTGCATATGCCGCTGTTTGAGCGGGAAGTGCTGCATCCGAACGATTGGGCGGCTTTCTTGAACGGCTGGGCGCAAGATACACAAAGCGCTGTGGCCGACAGCTTGAAACAGGCTGAAAAGGCTGCGGTTGTGTTGGGGGCGGAAGCGCAAAACCACCCGGAATATGCAGCCATTTATGCGGCGGCACAGGCGTTGGCAGCAGCTACCGGCGCGGTATTGGGCATTCTGCCGCAGGCGGCCAACAGTGTTGGTGCGGATGTGTTGGCGGTCGATTCGGGCGACAGCATACCGGAAATGCTGGCGGCACCGAAAAAAGCCGTCTTGTTGTTTAATGTCGAGCCGGATATCGATGTGGCTGATGGCGCCCGGGCGGTGGCCGCACTCAAGCAGGCGCAAAGTGTGATGGCATTCACGCCGTTTGTGAGCGAGACGTTGTTGGACGTATGCGATGTTTTGCTGCCGGTGGCGCCATTCACGGAAACTTCGGGCAGCCTGATTAATATGGAAGGCCGTCTGCAATCGTTCCACGGGGTGGTTAAAGGCTTGGGTGATTCCCGCCCCTTATGGAAAGTATTGCGCGTGTTGGGCAATGTGTTTTCACTGGCCGGCTTTGAATATGAAAGCAGCGAGCAAGTGTTGAAAGATGCTGTCCACACGGAAACTTTACCGGCCAAGCTGAATAATGCTGCCGATTGGCAAGGACAAAGCGTTCAGACGGCCTCGACATTATGGCGAGTGGGCGGTGTCGGTATTTATCACAGCGATGCCATTGCCCGCCGTTCTGCACCGTTGCAGGCAACCGGCCACGCCGCCGTGCCTGCGGCACGTGTGCACCCGCAGACATTGGCTGCGTTGGGTTTGGCTGATGGTGATGTTGCGCGTGCCAAACAGGGCGGTAGTGCCGTTAATGTGAACGTGGTTGCCGATGAGCATCTGCCTGAAAACGTGGTGTATCTGCCGCTGCATACTGAAAATGCCGCGTTGGGTGCGTTGATGAACACTATTGAGCTGGTGCGGGGTTAA
- the nuoH gene encoding NADH-quinone oxidoreductase subunit NuoH codes for MQEWFQALLGNEIGLIVSIVLKIVLILAPLIITVAYLTYFERKVIGFMQLRVGPNVTGPFGLIQPFADVLKLLFKEVTRPSASNKALFYIGPMLSLAPAFAAWAVIPFSENWLLTNVNAGLLYILMITSLSVYGVIIAGWASNSKYAFLGAMRSSAQTISYEIAMGAALVGVVMVSGSMNFHDIVAAQSVGIAGGSVFSWNWLPLFPLFIVYLISAVAETNRAPFDVAEGESEIVAGFHVEYSGFAFALFFLAEYIFMILIAALTALMFLGGWLSPFPQSWGFIGAPSAVWMFIKMAMVLYGYLWIRATFPRYRYDQIMRLGWKILIPVGFACIVLLGLWMISPLSLWQ; via the coding sequence ATGCAAGAATGGTTCCAAGCCTTACTGGGTAATGAAATCGGCCTGATTGTTTCAATTGTGCTGAAAATCGTGCTGATTTTGGCGCCGCTGATTATTACAGTGGCCTACCTGACTTATTTCGAACGTAAGGTAATCGGTTTTATGCAGCTGCGCGTCGGCCCCAATGTAACCGGCCCGTTCGGCCTGATTCAGCCGTTTGCCGACGTGTTGAAGCTGCTGTTTAAAGAGGTTACCCGCCCGTCTGCTTCCAACAAAGCATTGTTTTATATCGGCCCGATGTTGTCGCTGGCACCGGCTTTTGCCGCTTGGGCGGTGATTCCGTTTAGTGAAAACTGGTTGCTGACCAATGTGAATGCGGGGTTGCTGTATATTTTGATGATTACTTCATTGTCGGTATACGGTGTGATTATTGCCGGCTGGGCATCTAACTCGAAGTATGCGTTTTTAGGTGCGATGCGTTCTTCTGCACAAACCATTTCTTACGAAATCGCCATGGGCGCAGCTTTGGTCGGGGTGGTGATGGTGTCGGGCAGCATGAATTTTCACGATATTGTGGCGGCGCAAAGTGTCGGCATTGCCGGCGGATCGGTTTTTTCATGGAACTGGCTGCCGTTGTTCCCATTGTTTATCGTGTATCTGATTTCTGCTGTGGCAGAAACCAACCGTGCCCCGTTTGACGTGGCCGAAGGTGAATCTGAGATTGTTGCCGGCTTCCATGTGGAATACTCCGGCTTTGCTTTCGCGCTGTTTTTCCTGGCCGAATATATTTTCATGATTTTGATTGCCGCGCTGACCGCACTGATGTTTTTGGGCGGCTGGCTGTCGCCGTTCCCCCAAAGCTGGGGATTTATCGGTGCACCGAGTGCGGTTTGGATGTTTATCAAAATGGCCATGGTGCTCTACGGTTATCTGTGGATTCGCGCCACTTTCCCGCGCTACCGCTATGACCAAATCATGCGTTTGGGCTGGAAAATCTTGATTCCGGTAGGCTTCGCCTGCATCGTATTGCTCGGCTTATGGATGATTTCACCCTTGTCCCTGTGGCAATAA
- the nuoI gene encoding NADH-quinone oxidoreductase subunit NuoI, translating into MTNLVKTFLLGELVKGMGVTLKNFFARKETIYFPEEKTPQSVRFRGLHAQRRYPNGEERCIACKLCEAVCPALAINIESEQREDGTRRTTRYDIDLTKCIFCGFCEEACPVDAIVETHILEYHGEKRGDLYYTKPMLLAIGDRYESEIAKRKAADAPYR; encoded by the coding sequence ATGACAAATTTAGTAAAAACCTTTTTGCTGGGTGAGTTGGTGAAGGGCATGGGTGTTACGCTCAAAAACTTTTTTGCCCGCAAAGAAACCATTTATTTTCCCGAAGAAAAAACCCCGCAATCCGTGCGTTTCCGCGGTTTGCATGCGCAGCGCCGCTATCCTAACGGTGAAGAGCGCTGCATCGCCTGCAAGCTTTGTGAAGCGGTATGCCCCGCGTTGGCCATCAATATCGAATCGGAACAGCGTGAAGACGGCACCCGCCGGACCACCCGTTACGATATTGACCTGACCAAGTGTATTTTCTGCGGTTTTTGTGAGGAAGCCTGCCCGGTAGATGCCATTGTGGAAACGCATATTCTGGAATACCACGGCGAAAAACGCGGTGATCTGTATTACACCAAACCGATGCTGCTGGCCATCGGCGATCGCTATGAAAGCGAAATCGCCAAGCGCAAAGCGGCAGATGCACCGTACCGGTAA
- a CDS encoding NADH-quinone oxidoreductase subunit M, whose protein sequence is MLDNLLSLAVWVPIVAGVLVLATGSDNRAGIARVLAFIGALAAFLVTLPLFTGFDRLNGGYQFTEFHSWIPALNINYALGVDGISVLFVILNSFITLMVVMAGWQVIQKRPAQYMAAFLIMSGLINGAFSAMDSILFYVFFEGMLIPLYLIIGMWGGPRRVYASVKLFLYTLLGSLLMLVALIYLSYQSGGSFSIVDFQNIKQIPLGVQQLLFVAFFLSFAVKVPMWPVHTWLPDAHVEAPTGGSMVLAAITLKVGAYGFLRFILPILPDASRYFAPAIIVLSLIAVIYIGMVALVQTDMKKLVAYSSISHMGFVTLGMFLFSGGYLNDWALKGAIIQMISHGFVSAAMFMCIGVMYDRLHSRNIADYGGVVNVMPKFAAFMMLFGMANAGLPATSGFVGEFMVIMGAVEVNFWIGALAALTLIYGASYTLWMYKRVIFGAITNPEVEKMQDINCREFAILAILAVAVLGMGLYPQAFIGVVHQAANDLIAQVAQSKI, encoded by the coding sequence ATGTTAGATAACTTACTCAGTTTGGCCGTTTGGGTGCCGATAGTCGCCGGCGTGCTGGTGCTCGCCACCGGCTCGGACAACCGCGCGGGTATTGCCCGGGTATTGGCCTTTATCGGTGCCTTGGCGGCTTTTTTGGTCACGTTGCCTTTATTTACAGGGTTTGACCGTTTGAACGGCGGCTATCAATTTACCGAGTTTCACAGCTGGATTCCCGCGCTCAATATCAACTACGCGTTGGGTGTTGACGGGATTTCGGTGCTGTTTGTGATTCTGAACAGCTTTATCACCCTGATGGTGGTGATGGCCGGCTGGCAGGTGATTCAGAAGCGCCCGGCACAATATATGGCTGCATTCCTGATTATGTCGGGTTTGATTAACGGCGCATTCTCAGCCATGGATTCGATTCTGTTTTATGTGTTTTTTGAGGGCATGCTGATTCCGCTGTATCTGATTATCGGTATGTGGGGCGGCCCCCGCCGGGTATATGCTTCGGTCAAGCTGTTTCTCTATACGCTGCTCGGCTCGTTGTTGATGTTGGTGGCGCTGATTTACCTGTCTTACCAAAGCGGTGGCAGCTTTTCGATTGTGGATTTTCAAAATATCAAACAGATTCCGTTGGGTGTACAGCAATTGCTGTTTGTTGCCTTTTTCTTGTCGTTTGCGGTCAAGGTACCGATGTGGCCGGTGCATACCTGGCTGCCTGATGCCCACGTTGAAGCACCCACAGGCGGTTCGATGGTATTGGCGGCGATTACGCTTAAGGTCGGTGCTTACGGTTTTCTGCGCTTCATTCTGCCGATTTTGCCCGATGCCTCACGTTATTTTGCGCCGGCCATTATTGTGTTGAGCCTGATTGCGGTCATTTATATCGGCATGGTGGCCTTGGTGCAGACCGATATGAAAAAACTGGTGGCATATTCTTCAATCAGCCATATGGGTTTTGTTACATTGGGCATGTTTTTGTTTAGTGGCGGCTACTTGAATGATTGGGCGCTGAAAGGTGCCATTATCCAAATGATTTCCCATGGCTTTGTGTCGGCCGCGATGTTTATGTGCATCGGCGTGATGTATGACCGTTTGCACAGCCGTAATATTGCCGATTATGGCGGCGTGGTTAATGTGATGCCGAAGTTTGCGGCGTTTATGATGCTTTTCGGTATGGCCAATGCAGGTCTGCCAGCCACCTCGGGCTTCGTCGGCGAATTTATGGTGATTATGGGGGCGGTGGAAGTGAATTTCTGGATAGGTGCATTGGCTGCGCTGACTTTGATTTATGGCGCTTCCTACACCTTGTGGATGTATAAACGGGTGATTTTCGGTGCGATTACCAACCCCGAAGTTGAAAAAATGCAAGACATCAATTGTCGCGAATTTGCCATTTTGGCGATTTTGGCGGTGGCAGTGTTGGGCATGGGTTTGTATCCGCAAGCCTTTATCGGTGTGGTACATCAAGCCGCTAATGACTTGATTGCCCAAGTGGCACAAAGCAAAATTTGA
- a CDS encoding NADH-quinone oxidoreductase subunit J, translating to MTFSLILFYILAAIVLFGALKTVTAKNPVHAALYLVLTFCISAMIWMLMQAEFLGIVLVVVYVGAVMVLFLFVVMMLNIDVEEMRAGFWRHAPVAGVVGVLMAVALILILVNPKTNLAAFGPMQDIPADYSNIRDLGSQIYTTYLLPFELAAVLLLLGMVAAIALVHRKTYNPRRINPADQVKVNPNEGRLRMVKMKAVVQQPSENETSSDGQQEGEGKA from the coding sequence ATGACGTTTTCTTTGATTTTATTTTATATATTGGCGGCCATTGTGTTGTTTGGTGCGCTGAAAACCGTAACGGCTAAAAACCCGGTTCATGCGGCCTTGTATCTGGTGCTGACATTCTGTATCAGCGCCATGATTTGGATGCTGATGCAGGCTGAATTTCTCGGCATTGTGTTGGTGGTGGTGTATGTGGGCGCGGTGATGGTGTTGTTCCTGTTTGTGGTGATGATGCTCAATATCGACGTGGAAGAAATGCGTGCCGGTTTTTGGCGCCATGCACCGGTGGCCGGTGTGGTAGGCGTGTTGATGGCGGTGGCGCTGATTTTGATTTTGGTAAACCCGAAAACCAATCTGGCAGCTTTCGGCCCGATGCAGGATATTCCTGCCGATTACAGCAATATCCGCGATTTGGGTAGCCAGATTTATACCACTTATCTGCTGCCGTTTGAATTGGCGGCTGTGCTGTTGTTGCTGGGTATGGTAGCGGCCATTGCGCTGGTGCACCGTAAAACTTATAACCCGCGCCGCATCAATCCGGCTGATCAAGTTAAAGTGAACCCCAACGAAGGCCGTTTGCGTATGGTGAAAATGAAAGCTGTGGTACAGCAGCCGTCTGAAAACGAAACCTCTTCAGACGGCCAACAGGAAGGAGAGGGCAAAGCATGA